AAATGTGTGAATACGCGAGGCGTTGGCTTTTTTCAGGGCCTCTCCGGCGCGCACTATATCGGCGTTGACGGCGCGCGCGAGGCTGCAGATACGAGACTCGGTCACGGCTTCGGCAACCGCCTGAACAGCTTCAAAATCTCCGGGGCTGGCAATGGCGAAGCCAGCTTCAATCACATCTACACGCATGCGTTCCAGCATACGGGCTATGCGCACCTTCTCCTCTTTGGTCATAGAGGCGCCGGGACTCTGCTCTCCATCGCGCAGAGTGGTATCAAAAATGACTAACTTATCTTTTTTGGTGCTCATTTCTGTTTTTTCTCCTTATTTGTTTCGAGGCTAAACAAGGGGCTTCGCCGCTGTCTACGCAACGTCCAAATAAAGTTGGGAATTCTGTTGAGGGTGGGGGGGAGAAAAATTATATGCCGCGCAAGGGCAGTCGTAGCGAGGAAGCTAGGGCGAAATGGCGAGGCTGAAAAGTACAGTTGTCAGTCTTCATGTGTGGCGATACCGGCAGCGGACTGGATTTCGCATATTATGGAGGTTTTTTAAGCTTGAGGTCAATGCTTATCCTAAATATTCATTCAAATCGTTTTTTACGGGTAATTGCGTCCTAATAATTGTGCTATTTGTTGGCTTGTTTTCTCTCTTAGGGTGTTTGCCCCAAGGATGAAGGTTCCCGGGGGCGATGAGGAAAATAATGTTTCTACTTTGCAGTCCCTATGGGATTGCTACCTTCCAGCTTGTTTAGAAATTGCCAGAGGTCACCGTGAAGCTGTTTCACCTCAGTACGAGTAATGGCTGAGTTTTGGATGTTTTGCTGCACCCACTGCTTGGCCCGGGGCTTTAATGCCAGACCAGCACTAGTGGCAGCCACTAGAGTGACCCGTTCATCCCATGGAGCGCGTTTTCTCTCTACCAGTCCATGTTCCTGCATGCGCTTCAAGAGGGGGGTGAGAGTGCCTGAATCGAGCATCAAGCGCTGCCCGAGAGCGCCGAGGCTTCTCTCATTATCCTTTCCGTCCTTTTCGACTTCGCAGTTTTCATCTTCACGTGCCCACTCCCAGAGCACCATCAACACAAGGTACTGGGGGTAGGTGATGCCCAGGTCTTGCAGCATGGGCTGATAGGCTTTCGTCATAGCCCTGGAGGCAGCGTAGAGGGCAAAACAGAGCTGGCGGTTGAGAGCCAGCTCGGAATCTTCGTCGCAAATCACAGTTACAACATCCGCTCGATTTCTTCCTGCAGGGACTCAGGGGTGTCTTTTGGGGCGTAGCGTTTAATTTCCTTGCCATCCTTACTGATCAGGAATTTGGTGAAGTTCCACTTGATGCCTTCGGTGCCAAGGAGGCCCGGTGCTCTTTTCTTCAGCTCCACAAACAGTGGGTGAGCCGTGGGGCCATTGACATCGAGTTTGGCGTAAACGGGAAAGCTGACGCCAAAATTCAGTTCACAGAACTCTTGGATTTCATCGTCACTGCCGGGTTCCTGTTTGCCGAACTGGTTACAGGGGAAGCCAAGCACGGTTAGGCCGCGGTCTTTATATTGATCGTAGAGGGCTTCGAGTCCTTTGTACTGCTTGGTGAATCCACACTTGCTGGCAGTGTTTACCACAAGGATCAGTTTGCCCTTGTAGTTCTCAAGGGAAGTGGTTTCGCCGCTGGCGGTCTTTACGGGGATTGAGTAAAGGTCTGTCATGGTGTGCTCCGCTTTTTAAGTTGTGCACAATTTAATTGTGGGCAATATAAAAAGCAAGGCTTTTTCAACTCAATGAATATAGGTGAGTTTAAGCATGGGGTTTATTATGAGAATGATTATCAATAATATTGTGCGCTCCATAACGAATATTGTTTGTAGCAACTGAAAAGGACACTCCATGCGCCTTTCCCACTATCTGGCTCGCTTGTTTTTAGCGTTGCTGGCCATTTCGATTATCCCCGCCCAGGCCCAGCAGGGGGGGGGCTCAGAGCAGGAACTGCGCCAGTTGATGCAAATGGCGGAGTATATTGGCGTTGATTACCCGGAGGCTGTGGCCGGAGGCAAGATCATCAATGCCGACGAATATGCTGAAATGGAGGAGTTCGCCGGTCTGCTGATCGACCGTGGGCAGCAGCTAAAAGATTCCACCGAGGCCAGTGTTATTCGCGCAGAGGCCCAGGCTTTACAGGCGGCGATCCAGCGCAAAGCGGATATTGATGAAGTGCAGGTACACACAGCCAGTTTGCGCCAGGGGTTGCTAGCTATTGCTCCGGCATTATCACTGCCAAGTGGATTAGTCAGTACTGAAGAGACTCTCGCGCTCTATCAGGCCCAGTGTATTGCGTGTCACGGTGTGGAGGGCCACGGCGACGGCCTCTTGGCGGCGAATCTGGAGCCTGCGCCGACCAATTTCCATGAGCGCGAGCGCGCTGATAATCGTTCTCTGTTGGGGCTTTACGATGCGATCAGCAATGGTATTGATGGCACCGCCATGACTGCATTTGCTAACCTCACCGAGCAGCAGCGCTGGTCTCTCGCTTTTTACGTGGGTGGCTTGGCATTTGCCGGTGAAAGCGACCCGGCTGCGGAAATGAAACCTAGCTTGCAAGATATGGTGATGTATAGCCCACAGGTGCTGCGCAATGATCGTCCGGAAATCTCCTCGCAGACGGTGGCGGCACTACGCGCTGATCCGAGTGTGCTGTTTACCGCAGAGGCTTCGGTAGGCGGCTCTCCCATTGATGTGGCGCGCACACAGTTACAGGCGTCGCTGCTGGCTTATCAACAGGGCGACTTCGCCAAAGCTCGCACACTGGCTATCAGCGCCTATCTCGATGGTTTTGAGATGGCGGAAAATTCCCTGAATTCTCTGGATGCAGACCTACGCTTGGCCACTGAGCGTGAGTTGCTGGGATTGCGCGCGCAACTCCATGCCGATAGCGATCCCCAACAGGTTCGGGCGCAGATTGAGACAATCCTGCAGCAACTAGCTCAAGCGGAGTCGCTAATGCAGGAGGGCAACCTGTCTGGTGCTGCTCTATTTATTGCCAGTCTGGTGATTCTTCTGCGTGAAGGGTTGGAGGCGCTGTTGGTGGTGATTGCTCTGACTACCATCCTGGTAAAAACTGGCCGTCGCGATGCCCTCAAATTTGTGCATGTGGGCTGGGTCGGTGCCTTTGCCGCCGGCTTTGCCACCTGGATTGCGGCGCAAACACTGATCACCATTAGTGGCGCCGGTCGTGAGGTGATGGAGGGCGTGGCCGCCTTGCTGGCCGCGGTAGTGCTCTTCTATGTGGGCTTCTGGATGCATAGCAAAACACAAGCGGACGAGTGGCAGAAATATATCCGTGAAAGCATCAACCGTAGCCTGAATACCGGTGCCCTTTGGGGTATTACAGGGCTGGCATTTATCGCAGTTTACCGTGAGATCTTCGAGACCATCCTGTTCTATCAATCTCTACTGGCGCAGACTTCTGCAGGTCATTATGGCACTTTGTGGACAGGGATTGGCACTGGTGTAGTTTTACTGGCGGTGATTGGTTTTGCCCTAGTGCGTTACTCGGTGAGCCTGCCGATCGGTAAATTCTTCAGCGTGACCACTTATGTATTGCTGGCACTGTCATTCGTACTGGCAGGCAAGGCAATTGCCGCGTTGCAGGAGGCAGCCTGGATTGGTATTTCACCGCTGCCGGTGCAGTTTAGCTTCGACTGGCTGGGTATTTACCCAACTTGGCAGGGGATTGGCTTGCAAGCCTTGGTGCTTATCGGAGCGCTTTGGCTGATGAGAAAGGGGAGTGCTTCTACTAAGGCTCCAGCTAAGGTTGCTTAATAAAACACAGCCTGAAAGTATTGAAAATACCCGCTCCTAGAAGCGGGTATTTTTTGCTAAAGAAGCTCCACTTAGAATCTGAATATGCCAATTACCCTATTTGGGTGTGGAGTTCGCAGCTGTTGCTGGACTTGAGCGCGATTAAACTCTGAATTTGGGGTTTGAATAAGGCACATTTTTTACTGGTGGTTAGTGGCTGCTGGTTAAATCGATGAATTAAGTAACACTTTTTCTGAGTTACTCAGCTAAGGCTGATTTGTTTATATCCTTCGCTGCAATAGGCTGCCCTACGCTGATATGTACTTTGGGGAAAAAGCGCATTTTTTTATGATTGGGGCTGCCTGAAACCTCATCGTGCAATCCCTTCAGAGTAAGGGGGAATATGGGGGTGGCCGTATGCGTTAAGACCTCCTTTAGTTGTCTTTCAATATCAGTAAATTCACTGTCACAGTAATCTTTAACGGGAAAGAAGCAGATTAATTCACCATTCCCTACAGCTCGACGTATTTCCGCTGTGAACTTCTCTTTCTCTCTTGTTGCGTCGTAAAAAATGGGCGCAAGACTGTAATTGTTAAAAATAAATCGCAGCAAAGGAAATTGATTAAACCCCTGGGGCAGAATAAAGCGAATCGGCCTCAGCAGAGTATCCATAAGCAGTTGGGGCGCCAGCCGGGCTGCTGGGCTGCAGACTAGCAATGCAGCTCCTGTGGCGGGAATGTGCTTGAGTTCTCCGTAGGAGGTACGGGCGAATAGATGCGAGGAAAGCCACACGAGTAAGTGCACAATAAATTCTGGTTGTTTGAAAAACAATAAAGCCATTACTGTACAGTTCACCAGAGCCATCAGGATAAATAGCTGCGGAATTGTAATTTTCAGTACATCGAGGAAAAAAATACTAAGCAGCGAGATCAGTACAATAAATAGGGCGTTTAAAACATTGTTTAGGGATAGGACTTGCGCACGCACAGCGTAGTCGGTCCTGTCCTGCATGATTGTATAAAGCGGTACGATGAAAATACCGCCAAATATGCCCAGTAAAGCGGTATATATGAGTACGGCATAAGCGCCATCACTTTGCAGGTATTCGCTGATAGATGCCCCGGACAAGGTGTCAAACTGTGCAGTGGTTATACCGAGGCCCAGCCCACCTAGAGTGATCCCCAAGGCGCCGATAGGTACTATGCCAAATGTGATGCGCCCTCTGGAGAGTGCTTCGCACATCAGGGAGCCCGCCGCCACACCAATGGATAGGCAGCACAGAATAATGGTGATAACTGGCTCGCTCGCGCCTAGTACATTCTTGGTGAGGCTGGGCACCTGTGCCAGATAGGCTGAACTGACCAGCCAGAACCAGGAACAGGCGAGAATAGCGTAAAAAACTGATCGATTCTTAACCGTTAGCCGCATTATACGCCAAGCTTGGGATACGGGGTTCCAGTCGATGCGCAAGTCTGGGGTCGGGGGAGGTGCTTGTGGGATCATTCGGCTGGCAAGATAGCCTAAGACGGCTATCACAACCATGATGGCTCCCAATTCCTCCAGTCCCGGTTGGCCTGGTTTTGTGTAACCGGCGAGTAGGGTACCGGCAATAGTCCCGACTAACACCCCGGCAAAGGAAGCCATCTGTGCCAATCCATTGCCTCCCATCAACTCGCTGCGCTTGAGGTGTTGGGGTAGTAGGGCATACTGCACAGGGCTGAATATAGCGGTGTGTGTTGCCATTAAAAACAACACAATAAAGTTCAGGATCTGGTTGTTATAAATAAGGCTATAGGCTCCCAGCAAGACAAAAAATATTTCCGCTAACTTCAATATCCTGATAATTCGGCTCTTGTCATATTTATCCGCTAGCTGGCCGGCCGTTACCGAAAAGAGAAAATACGGCAGTATATAAAAGCCCGTTGCGAGATTGATTAAGGCATTAGCCTCGGACTCCGCCAGACGAAATGCCAGCATCACCAGGAGTGCATTTTTGAAAATATTGTCGTTGAAGGCAGCGCTGATCAGTGAGAGAAACAGTGGCAGGAAGCGGCGCTTGGTAAAAAGGGTGAATTGGTTTTGCTGGGCCATTGGCGCCTTTCTTTAGTTAGGTTGCTTCCCTTGAACAAATCCAGTGACTAAACCATTGTATCAGTGCAAAAGTGAGTAACTAATAGCATAGGGTAAAGCTGAATCAGTGGATGCTTGGAGAGTAGAAGGAACTGCTGCCAACTAGTAGATGGAATCTGGTTTTATAGTGTTGATTGTTATTGTAAAAGAGTAGTTGTGGTTTTTGAGGTCTTTATCCTTAAATGGTGAGGCTGTCTTTGTAGGTTTTCTTTTTAAATATCGTCGTCTTTGTAAATGTTTTTTAAGGTTAATAATGTTCTTCTGCTTAACTGGCTTTTTGTCTTCTTGATCTGCAATAGAGTTTGAATAATGGGAACTTTATGATTCTTAAATATGCCCCATAACTGTTTTCTTCTTTTCATGATTGAACTTGAATGATCTTGCTTGTCTATAAATAGACACAAAAGTTCCTCTTTTTTTGTTGCGTTTTCTATTTCGTTGAGAAGGTTGATATTCTTTTCTGTTTTTTCTGAGTTGTAAATTATAGGTTGTGTACCCCCATTGCTAAGGGAAAAGCGTATTAATTTATGATTGAATAATGACTGCGGTAATATAAAACGAACGGGGCGCGGTATTATCTCATATAGGATTAGAGGTGCCCGGTAATTCATGGACGTGCAGATGATGAGAGTGGCTCCTTGTTCTGGTATCAGTTTCAAGTTTTCTCCTTGCACTCGAGCTACGATATTTGTATAGGCCCAGGTGGTTAGGTGTACTAACAGCTCGGGTAATTTGAAACAGATAAAAATCAATGCAAGGAGGTTTAAAATTGCAAGGAATATTATAAGTTGGGTGATAGATATCTTTGCCGCATCTAGCAATATAATATTGACTATTGAGATTATGACAACGAATAAGGCGTAGGACATATTGTTCAGTGCAAGAATTTGTCCACGTATTTGCTTTTCTGCCCGGTCTTGAATGATGGTGTAGAGTGGCACGATAAAGATCCCCCCGGAGAAACCCACCAATACTGTATAGAGCAAAATTGAAACTGCGTTGTCGCTCATTATAAATTCAGATATGGATGCTCCAGATATAGTATGAAAACCTAGTGCGCTAAAACCCAGACCAAGCCCGCCCAGAGTTATTCCAAGGCCACCGATGGGTACTATGCCAAGTGTAATGCGGCCTCGAGATAAGGTATTGCACATAAGGGATCCAAGCGAAATACCAATTGTTAAGCAGCAAATCATCAGGGTAACCACGGGTTCGCTGGCGCCCAGTGTGTTTTTGGTGAAACTGGGAATTTGCGCAATAAAAGTTGTGCTGATTAGCCAAAACCAAGAGCAGGCGATGATGGAATAAAAAACCGAAGGGTTCTTCATTGTTTGCTGTAAAATTTTCAGAGTTTGATTTACTGGGTTCCAATTCACTTTTAAGCGGGGTGACAATGGTGGTGCTGGAGGTATTGCGCGGCTGCTTAAATAACCGAAAACTGCGATACCAGACATGACAAGGCTAAGATATAAAACCCCATGTTGTCCCGGCTTGATAAAATCTGCGAGTAGAGCGCCTACGATTGCACCGCTAAGGCTGCCAGCAAAAATTGCCATTTGTGCCAACCCATTAGCACCCATCAGTTCTTTTCGTTTCAGGTGTTGGGGCATAACTGCATAGCGGGCAGGGCCGTAGAAAGTCTCGTGGGTTGCTAATAGGAATAAAACTAAGAAGCTTAGCATCTTACTGTTGGCATACAGCGCAACAGCCCCCAGAAGTACAATGGGGATTTCTAGCAGCTTAATCAGCCTAATAAATTTGCTTTTATCGAACCTATCTGCCAATTGTCCCGCTGTGATAGAAAACAGGAAAAAAGGTAAAAGATAAAGTGCGGTTGCCAGATTGATCAGAGTATTGGCTTCGTTTTTTGCCAGCTGGAAAGCGAGAATAACTAAGAGAGCATTTCTGAAGATATTGTTGTTGAAATAGACAGTGATCAGAGTAAGGAATAGGGGGAGGAAGCGGCGTTTTCCCAATAGCTGAAACTGATTCTGTCGAGCCATTGCCACTTCCTTACATGAGACAGCCTATATCTGATTGGTTATCAGTCGGGGATTCATATTTGTTGAGTGATGCTGCGAATATTCCTTGTTAGACCCGTATTCGGTCATCGTGCTTTATAAGGTTCTGAAGATGGGGTTACATTGAAGGAAGTTTGGTTAAGCATAGGACAGCAGTAAGACTACAGTAGCCTTGGTCTGGTCAAATATCCTGGCGCGTAAGGGTTTTGATGACAGGGCTGGTGTTATCCCAGCCCCAAAATATGTGTTGATCTATTTTAATTCCCCGCGCAACTCCAGTACCTCATCGTGTAATGCCTCTACCTTGGCTTCAGGCGCTTCAATCGGAGCGCCTGCCACGACACTGACTTTGGACCAGAAGCGCTTTGGCAGGGTGGTGAAGGCGTGTCCACCTTTATGACTGAAGAAGCTGCCCCAAAGTCCGCGCAGGGCCATGGGGATTACTGGCACAGGGGTGCGCGCAAGGATTTTTTCAATGCCGGCTTTAAACGGTTGCATCTCTCCGTCTTTAGTGAGTTGCCCCTCTGGGAAAATACATAGCAGGTCACCATCTTGCAAACCCTGCTCAATGTCCTTGAATGCCTGATCATAGCCTGCAGGATCCCGTGACTTGGAGCAGATGGGAATGGCGCGCCCAGTGCGGAAGATAAAGTGCAGTACCGGGATTTCGTAAATCGGCTTATACATGATAAAGCGTATTGGGCGGCGTACGGCGCCGGCTAACAGTAGGGCATCCACATAACTTACATGGTTACACACGATCAGGGCTGGTCCCTCTGCGGGAATCTGCTCTAACCCTTGATGCTTAACCCGATACATTGTGTGGGAGAGCATCCAGATAAGTAGACGCATCGCGAATTCGGGAACCTTGGTGAATACAAAGATAGCCACGGCGGCGTTCATCAGGGCGATGACCAGGAAAAACTGTGGAATCGTGGCTCCTAGGATATTCAGGAACAAAATACCCAGCAGCGCTGAAACAACCATAAACAGCGCGTTAAGAATATTGTTGACCGAGATAATCTGTGCGCGAATTTCTCGAGGCGATCGGTCTTGCATCATAGCGTAGAGAGGCACAATGTAGAGGCCACCAAAAATACCTAACAATACGATGCAGGTAAGAATAGTGAGGGCGCCATTGCTGTTGAAGAAAGCGCTTAAGGTGGGCTCTTGCAGTTCCTGAAAGCTCCCCCCAGCACTGGAAAGGGCGATTCCGGCAATGGTGAGACCGGCGGCACCCAGTGGCACTAGGCCCAATTCGATATGGCCGTTGGATAAGCGCTCGCACAGCATGGAGCCCAGGGCAATACCGACGGTAAAGGCACACAACAATAGGGTGACAAGGGATTCATCTCCCCCCAGTACATTATTCGTAAAACTGGGTATCTGCGTCAGATAAGCCGCGCCCAATAGCCAAAACCAGGAGATGCCGATAATGGCATAGAAAATTGATGGGGTTTTGGCAGTAGTGCGCAGGATTTTGTTGGTTTGGGTGATGGGGTTTGGGTTGATATGCAAATTTGGCGAGGGCGCTGGACTTTGAGGAATCCAGCGGCTTGCCGAGTAGCCGAATATCGCGGCCCCCATAATAATCAGGCTGAGGTAGAAGAGACCGTGTTCCCCTTGCCCGGTCAGTCCGGCGAGTAGGCCGCCCACAATGGTGCCGGCGAGGATACCAACAAAAGTACCCATCTCTACCAGGGCGTTACCACCGACCAGTTCAGAGCGTTTCAAGGATTGTGGCAGGATGGCGTACTTCACCGGGCCAAAGAAGGCGGACTGCACTCCGAGCAGGAACAAAACGGCAAGGCAGAGCAGATTACTGCCACTATAAAGCGCACCTATACCGAGGGAGCCAATAACGATCTCTCCCAGCTTGATCAGTCTAATTAAGCGGCTCTTATCAAATTTGTCCGCCAACTGACCTGCAGAGGCGGAAAATAGGAAAAACGGCAGAATAAACAGGCCGGCGGCGATATTAATTAGAGCATTGGCTTCGCTTTCCACCAAGCGAAAGGCGATCATCACGATCAACGCATTTTTATATACGTTATCGTTAAAGGCACCTAAAAACTGGGTGATAAAGAAGGGCAGAAAGCGGCGGCTGGCAAGCAGTTGGAACTGGGTGCGATGGGCCATTGGTGGTATCTCTTATGAAAGCACGCCATCCATCTTAAGCTATTGCGGCAAAGATTTGTCCATCCTGTAGTGTTGATGAAATGGATGGTACAAGAATGAGGAAATATTAGGAGAGAGGGAAACTTCGAGGAAAATATTGAGAGAAACCGGCCGCGGGGGCGGCCGGTAGAGCGGAAAGCCGGTAACAGATGGCAGGATTATTGCCAGCGATTACCAGATCTTCACGCGCTCCTCTTTCGGCAGGTACATACCGTCACCTTCTTTAATATCAAAAGCTTCGTAGAAAGCTTCGATATTGGGGAGGACCCCTTTCACTCGGTACTCCGCAGGAGAATGGGTATCCACCTTCATACGGCCGCTCAGAGCTTCATCGCGGATCTTGCTACGCCAAACCTGTGCCCAGCCCATAAATACGCGCTGATCACCGGTGAAACCGTCGATGACCGGTGCTTTTTTACCGTTCAGGGACATTTTGTAGGCTTTATAGGCGATGCCGAGGCCGGACAAGTCGCCGATGTTTTCACCCAGAGTCAGCTTGCCGTTGATGTGTTCATCTTCTAAGGGTTCGTAGGCGTCGTATTGGGAGACCAGCTTACTGGTTAGGCTCTCAAAGTTATTGCGGTCAGAGTCAGTCCACCAGTTATTTAGGTAGCCTTTGCCATCGAATTTACTGCCCTTGTCATCGAAGCCGTGACCGATTTCATGGCCGATCACACCACCGATACCGCCGTAGTTCACTGCATCGTCGGCATTCATATTAAAGAATGGCGGTTGCAGAATTGCTGCGGGGAACACGATCTCGTTCATTGCCGGGTTGTAGTAGGCATTCACGGTCTGTGGGCTCATGCCCCACTCACCGCGGTCGATGGGCTTGCCCAGTTTGTTGCGATCATAACTGGCCTCAAACATATTGGCTGCCAGCACATTGCCCACCAGGTTATCGGCATCTACCTTGAGGGCGGAGTAGTCACGCCACTTGTCCGGGTAGCCAATCTTGGTGGTGAAGTTTTCCAGCTTAAACAATGCCTGTTTGCGGGTGTCCTCACCCATCCACTCCAAGGACTCGATGGATTCACGGTAGGCGGCTTTCAGGTTGTCCACCAGCACAGTCATACGCGCTTTAGCTTCCGGTGGGAAGTACTTTTCAACGTAGCGCTTGCCGACCAGCTCACCCACTGCGCCATTCACAAACTGGGTGCCGCGCTTCCAGCGGGGTTCCATCTGCTCTACGCCGTGGAGTTTGGTGTTGTAAAAATCGAAATGTGCCTGGGCAATCTCACTGTGCATGTAAGGCGCCATGGCGGAAAGTACCTTGACCTTCAGGTAGCGCTTCCAGGTGGCCATATCGGTGTCGACAATGATCTGATTAGCGGCTTCCAGGTACTCGGGCTGGCCCACAATAAAGCTGTCAGCCTTGGCCAGTTTGGCTGTGCTTAGGTAGCTGTTCCAGTCAACTGCGGGCATCAGCTTTTTCAGCTCCGCAGCGGATTTCTTGTTGTAATACTTTTCGGGGTCGCGGTTGTCAAGGCGTGTACGGTGATACTTGGCGAGGCTCTCTTCCAGCTTGAAGATTTTCTTGGAGAACGCTTCGGCATTATCCAGCTGGCCTAACTTTTGGATTTCTACCAGATACTCTTTATAGGCCTTGCGCAGCCCCTTGCTCTTCTCGGTATCTTCGAAATAGTAGTCGCGGTCGGGCATACCCAGGCCGGCCTGCCACAGGTAGAAAATATAGTTCTCGACCTCTTTCAGGTCTTGGTAGATGCCGCCACCGAAGGGTACGTCGTAGCCGGCGATATCAGCGTAGGCGAAATAGTTGGTCAGATCCTTGCGGGTCTTAATTGCGTCGATTTTGGCGAGTTCGGAGGAGACAGCGGTAATGCCTTTCTTTTCAATCAGCTTTTCATTCATAAAGCTGTTGTAGAGGTCACCGATCTGCTTGGCATCTTTGCTGTTGGCGCCTTTACTGGCCTCCATGATCAGTGTTTTAACTTGTTCTGTGCTTTTGTCTCTCAGGGTTGTAAAGCCGCCCCAGAGGGATTTATCTGCTGGAATTTCGGTGTTCTTTAGCCAGGTGCCGTTTACATAGGCGAAGAAGTCATCCTGTGGGCGAACACTAGTATCCATCGCGGTGAGGTCGATACCGGAAGTGAGCTGCTGCTGTTCAGCAGTGGCCTTATGGTGGCTGGAGCCACTGTGATCGTGGGCGTGGGCTGTTAGTGACAGCTGGGTGCCGGCGAGAATGCCTGCAATAGCGAAAGGTAGTAATAGTTTTTTCATTTCGGCTCTTTTGGCTAAATTTTGTACAGTTGTATCAAACGTACATGGTAAAAGGGGATAGTAAGGTTGGGCAAGAGGGCTGCGTTTAGCGGCGGATGGATTGCGGCAGATGGTGGCTTGGCTAATTTGGTTAGGAGTTACAAATTTAGCGAAATTTCTTAGTAAAAAGCCCCACAGAGTGGGGCTTTTGCGAAAGAGTGGGTCAGTCGGGTAGATTGAAGGTAATCGGCAGTGAGAAGCTGAAAGTCTCCTCGCCCAGCTGGGAGGGTACTGCGGGGTATGGCGCCGCTCTCTCTACCGCAGCGCGAGCTTCACGGTTGAGAGTTCCAAAGCGGGATTCTTGCACTGCCTGAATCTCCTCTACTTCGCCGCGGGTGTTAATAACCACATTCAGGCGCACACTACCTTCCTGGCCCCGCTCCTGGGCGCGTTTCGGATAGCGAATATGACGGTAGGTGTGGCGCAGTAGGTTGGAAGTGTAAATTTGGCGAGCCAAGATCATACCGGCGGTTAGGGGGGCCTCTTCTTCCTCCTCAAACTCCTCATCCATTTCTGCCAGCGCTATATCCTCGGGGCCGTTTGCGGCTAGTTGGATAGGCTCGCCGCTACTTTCGTTTTCCTGCTGCAGGGGGGCTTCCTCTGTCTGTGAGAGCCCATCGGTGGCTTCAGTCTGAGCTAC
The DNA window shown above is from Microbulbifer variabilis and carries:
- a CDS encoding MFS transporter encodes the protein MAHRTQFQLLASRRFLPFFITQFLGAFNDNVYKNALIVMIAFRLVESEANALINIAAGLFILPFFLFSASAGQLADKFDKSRLIRLIKLGEIVIGSLGIGALYSGSNLLCLAVLFLLGVQSAFFGPVKYAILPQSLKRSELVGGNALVEMGTFVGILAGTIVGGLLAGLTGQGEHGLFYLSLIIMGAAIFGYSASRWIPQSPAPSPNLHINPNPITQTNKILRTTAKTPSIFYAIIGISWFWLLGAAYLTQIPSFTNNVLGGDESLVTLLLCAFTVGIALGSMLCERLSNGHIELGLVPLGAAGLTIAGIALSSAGGSFQELQEPTLSAFFNSNGALTILTCIVLLGIFGGLYIVPLYAMMQDRSPREIRAQIISVNNILNALFMVVSALLGILFLNILGATIPQFFLVIALMNAAVAIFVFTKVPEFAMRLLIWMLSHTMYRVKHQGLEQIPAEGPALIVCNHVSYVDALLLAGAVRRPIRFIMYKPIYEIPVLHFIFRTGRAIPICSKSRDPAGYDQAFKDIEQGLQDGDLLCIFPEGQLTKDGEMQPFKAGIEKILARTPVPVIPMALRGLWGSFFSHKGGHAFTTLPKRFWSKVSVVAGAPIEAPEAKVEALHDEVLELRGELK
- a CDS encoding M13 family metallopeptidase; translated protein: MKKLLLPFAIAGILAGTQLSLTAHAHDHSGSSHHKATAEQQQLTSGIDLTAMDTSVRPQDDFFAYVNGTWLKNTEIPADKSLWGGFTTLRDKSTEQVKTLIMEASKGANSKDAKQIGDLYNSFMNEKLIEKKGITAVSSELAKIDAIKTRKDLTNYFAYADIAGYDVPFGGGIYQDLKEVENYIFYLWQAGLGMPDRDYYFEDTEKSKGLRKAYKEYLVEIQKLGQLDNAEAFSKKIFKLEESLAKYHRTRLDNRDPEKYYNKKSAAELKKLMPAVDWNSYLSTAKLAKADSFIVGQPEYLEAANQIIVDTDMATWKRYLKVKVLSAMAPYMHSEIAQAHFDFYNTKLHGVEQMEPRWKRGTQFVNGAVGELVGKRYVEKYFPPEAKARMTVLVDNLKAAYRESIESLEWMGEDTRKQALFKLENFTTKIGYPDKWRDYSALKVDADNLVGNVLAANMFEASYDRNKLGKPIDRGEWGMSPQTVNAYYNPAMNEIVFPAAILQPPFFNMNADDAVNYGGIGGVIGHEIGHGFDDKGSKFDGKGYLNNWWTDSDRNNFESLTSKLVSQYDAYEPLEDEHINGKLTLGENIGDLSGLGIAYKAYKMSLNGKKAPVIDGFTGDQRVFMGWAQVWRSKIRDEALSGRMKVDTHSPAEYRVKGVLPNIEAFYEAFDIKEGDGMYLPKEERVKIW